In one window of Brassica rapa cultivar Chiifu-401-42 chromosome A07, CAAS_Brap_v3.01, whole genome shotgun sequence DNA:
- the LOC103828469 gene encoding probable NAD(P)H dehydrogenase (quinone) FQR1-like 2, which yields MISDDEGDVYDALSLDSRTRCCPLKGEIFSCQWTAITQLLHHGMLFVPIGYTFGAGMFKMDSVRGGSPYGAGVFAGDGSREATEIELALAEHQGNYMASIVKRLAQP from the exons ATGATCTCCGATGATGAAG GCGATGTGTATGATGCTCTGTCTTTGGATTCTCGAACCCGTTGTTGCCCATTGAAAGGAGAAATATTCTCTTGTCA ATGGACAGCAATCACACAGCTGCTGCATCACGGGATGCTATTCGTCCCCATAGGCTATACATTTGGAGCAGGAATGTTCAAAATGGACTCGGTCCGTGGAGGCTCACCTTATGGAGCCGGTGTGTTCGCTGGTGATGGCTCAAGAGAAGCTACGGAGATAGAGTTGGCTCTTGCTGAACATCAAGGAAACTACATGGCTTCAATTGTCAAGAGACTTGCACAACCTTGA
- the LOC117126538 gene encoding zinc finger BED domain-containing protein RICESLEEPER 2-like isoform X1, producing MSRGSLPMDIKTRWNSTFLMLSRALQFRTAFDRMEAEDRLYNDYFLEMENGVKRCGPPSLRDWSAVEKLKRFLIIFYNSTLVVSASTTVNSYKCYGKIVTIERNLTALANSFDPELKVKASEMLQKFLKYWDGIKSVNRMLILATVFDPRKKMQFAKLCFEKLYEKESLESNAMLESVGDLLRYLFYNHEFNLRNLNNSASKTCINILFMFLDLRSMFKEYNTRLRGSTGEASQSNHASSSQPPPESQDQGPDRMELVVEDFGYERMDYVYKEMVAEKGEDSRDELEVYLKEAVETPKLLLGVEFDILAWWKVHKMKYHVLAEMARDLLAMQVSSVASKSAFSTSGRILEPYRSCLTHYMIEVLMCTEQWMHADIKVSERVTTNEQILADVELLDRLQKEFQAQTLDD from the exons ATGAGTCGAGGTAGCTTACCTATGGATATTAAGACTAGATGGAATTCAACCTTCCTTATGCTGTCTAGGGCTCTTCAGTTTAGAACTGCATTTGATAGGATGGAGGCAGAAGATAGGTTGTATAATGATTATTTTTTAGAGATGGAAAATGGGGTTAAGAGGTGTGGACCACCTTCTTTGAGAGACTGGAGTGCTGTTGAGAAGCTCAAGAGGTTTCTCATAATCTTTTACAACAGCACTCTGGTTGTTTCTGCCTCTACGACGGTGAATTCTTACAAGTGCTACGGTAAGATAGTGACCATAGAAAGAAACCTCACTGCACTAGCCAACAGCTTCGATCCTGAGTTGAAGGTGAAAGCGTCGGAGATGTTGCAGAAGTTTCTCAAGTACTGGGATGGTATCAAGAGTGTCAACAGGATGCTGATCTTAGCCACGGTTTTCGATCCAAGGAAGAAGATGCAATTTGCCAAGCTCTGCTTTGAGAAGCTCTATGAGAAGGAGAGCTTAGAGTCTAATGCAATGCTGGAATCTGTTGGTGATCTTCTCAGGTATTTGTTTTATAATCATGAATTTAATCTCCGAAACCTCAATAACAGTGCCTCCAAaacttgtataaatattttatttatgtttttggaTCTCAGGTCTATGTTCaaagagtacaacacaagaCTCAGAGGGTCTACTGGAGAAGCCTCTCAGTCAAATCACGCATCATCTTCTCAGCCTCCTCCAGAGTCGCAAGATCAAGGCCCGGATAGAATGGAGCTGGTGGTTGAAGATTTCGGTTATGAGCGGATGGATTATGTTTACAAGGAGATGGTTGCTGAAAAGGGAGAGGACTCAAGGGACGAACTTGAAGTGTACTTGAAGGAGGCAGTTGAAACTCCTAAGCTCTTGCTTGGTGTGGAGTTTGACATTCTCGCGTGGTGGAAGGTCCACAAGATGAAGTATCATGTGCTTGCTGAAATGGCAAGAGATCTACTCGCCATGCAAGTTTCTTCAGTGGCATCTAAAAGTGCTTTTAGCACCAGTGGGAGGATCTTGGAGCCATATCGGAGTTGCTTAACTCATTACATGATAGAAGTTCTCATGTGTACTGAGCAATGGATGCATGCTGACATCAAGGTGAGTGAACGAGTCACTACAAATGAGCAAATACTTGCTGATGTGGAGTTGCTTGATCGACTTCAGAAAG AGTTTCAAGCACAGACGCTTGATGATTGA
- the LOC117126538 gene encoding zinc finger BED domain-containing protein RICESLEEPER 2-like isoform X2, with protein MSRGSLPMDIKTRWNSTFLMLSRALQFRTAFDRMEAEDRLYNDYFLEMENGVKRCGPPSLRDWSAVEKLKRFLIIFYNSTLVVSASTTVNSYKCYGKIVTIERNLTALANSFDPELKVKASEMLQKFLKYWDGIKSVNRMLILATVFDPRKKMQFAKLCFEKLYEKESLESNAMLESVGDLLRSMFKEYNTRLRGSTGEASQSNHASSSQPPPESQDQGPDRMELVVEDFGYERMDYVYKEMVAEKGEDSRDELEVYLKEAVETPKLLLGVEFDILAWWKVHKMKYHVLAEMARDLLAMQVSSVASKSAFSTSGRILEPYRSCLTHYMIEVLMCTEQWMHADIKVSERVTTNEQILADVELLDRLQKGMSIFSLSFFILSYV; from the exons ATGAGTCGAGGTAGCTTACCTATGGATATTAAGACTAGATGGAATTCAACCTTCCTTATGCTGTCTAGGGCTCTTCAGTTTAGAACTGCATTTGATAGGATGGAGGCAGAAGATAGGTTGTATAATGATTATTTTTTAGAGATGGAAAATGGGGTTAAGAGGTGTGGACCACCTTCTTTGAGAGACTGGAGTGCTGTTGAGAAGCTCAAGAGGTTTCTCATAATCTTTTACAACAGCACTCTGGTTGTTTCTGCCTCTACGACGGTGAATTCTTACAAGTGCTACGGTAAGATAGTGACCATAGAAAGAAACCTCACTGCACTAGCCAACAGCTTCGATCCTGAGTTGAAGGTGAAAGCGTCGGAGATGTTGCAGAAGTTTCTCAAGTACTGGGATGGTATCAAGAGTGTCAACAGGATGCTGATCTTAGCCACGGTTTTCGATCCAAGGAAGAAGATGCAATTTGCCAAGCTCTGCTTTGAGAAGCTCTATGAGAAGGAGAGCTTAGAGTCTAATGCAATGCTGGAATCTGTTGGTGATCTTCTCAG GTCTATGTTCaaagagtacaacacaagaCTCAGAGGGTCTACTGGAGAAGCCTCTCAGTCAAATCACGCATCATCTTCTCAGCCTCCTCCAGAGTCGCAAGATCAAGGCCCGGATAGAATGGAGCTGGTGGTTGAAGATTTCGGTTATGAGCGGATGGATTATGTTTACAAGGAGATGGTTGCTGAAAAGGGAGAGGACTCAAGGGACGAACTTGAAGTGTACTTGAAGGAGGCAGTTGAAACTCCTAAGCTCTTGCTTGGTGTGGAGTTTGACATTCTCGCGTGGTGGAAGGTCCACAAGATGAAGTATCATGTGCTTGCTGAAATGGCAAGAGATCTACTCGCCATGCAAGTTTCTTCAGTGGCATCTAAAAGTGCTTTTAGCACCAGTGGGAGGATCTTGGAGCCATATCGGAGTTGCTTAACTCATTACATGATAGAAGTTCTCATGTGTACTGAGCAATGGATGCATGCTGACATCAAGGTGAGTGAACGAGTCACTACAAATGAGCAAATACTTGCTGATGTGGAGTTGCTTGATCGACTTCAGAAAGGTATGTCTATCTTTTCACTTAGTTTCTTTATACTGTCTTATGTGTAG